Proteins co-encoded in one Schaalia radingae genomic window:
- a CDS encoding NAD kinase, whose translation MQRVMLVRHINRPEAQAAAQAAARELSVRDIDVVPEGDCTGDIDLVLATGGDGTILAAAEYARKFDAPLLGINMGHMGFLAEVSADGILSVVDMIADGRYTMDTRMTLDIHAHFPDGTEWHDWALNEAVVMHTDVAHPVHLGFGVDGQAVSTYGADGIIFSTPTGSTAYSFSAGGPVVWPDTEAIIMAPLAAHGLFTRPLVVSPSSVLSVNILEDAWSAPEVWCDGLRQRTVPSGTTITATRGCRPVHLLRLDDTPFSTRLVKRFQLPVDGWRKRPSER comes from the coding sequence ATTCAGCGCGTCATGCTGGTGCGCCACATCAACCGCCCAGAAGCACAGGCAGCCGCCCAGGCAGCAGCACGTGAACTTTCGGTACGCGACATTGACGTGGTGCCTGAAGGAGACTGCACCGGCGATATCGACCTGGTGCTGGCCACAGGAGGCGACGGCACGATTCTTGCCGCAGCAGAATACGCCCGGAAATTCGACGCACCGTTGCTCGGCATCAACATGGGGCACATGGGCTTCCTTGCGGAAGTGTCTGCGGACGGCATCCTGTCAGTTGTTGACATGATTGCAGATGGACGTTACACCATGGATACGCGCATGACGCTCGACATCCATGCGCACTTCCCCGATGGCACCGAATGGCACGACTGGGCGCTGAACGAAGCAGTCGTCATGCACACAGACGTGGCGCACCCGGTCCACTTGGGATTCGGAGTGGACGGACAGGCTGTATCCACCTACGGGGCGGACGGCATCATCTTCTCCACACCCACCGGCTCAACTGCATATTCGTTCTCTGCTGGCGGGCCAGTGGTATGGCCCGACACGGAGGCAATCATCATGGCTCCGCTGGCCGCGCATGGCCTGTTCACGCGGCCACTTGTTGTCAGCCCTTCGTCAGTGCTCAGCGTCAATATCCTCGAAGATGCGTGGAGTGCGCCAGAAGTGTGGTGCGACGGTCTGCGTCAGCGCACCGTCCCCAGCGGAACAACCATCACTGCCACACGAGGATGTCGCCCCGTCCACCTGCTGCGCCTCGATGACACTCCATTTTCTACGCGACTGGTCAAACGATTCCAGCTGCCTGTGGATGGTTGGAGGAAACGCCCATCCGAGCGTTAA
- the recN gene encoding DNA repair protein RecN gives MIDALRIKSLGVIDEADVQFSPGLTVVTGETGAGKTMVLTSLSLLLGTRADSQTVRQGCEQAEVDGIFEVDDMVAARAQELGANVEDGELIVSRTVSAKGRSRAHLAGRPIPVSILADIGDSLVTIHGQADQMRLRQASVQRATLDETGDDQHQELLCDYAQAWKAAVDAKKRLDMARSHADERATRIEELTRITDQIRQLDPYPGEDDDLRTQTERLTNVEDLRAQVALAYACLRGESDETHLIDLLHRVQAAFADASRFDSTLDSFAQRAHTLRLDADSLADDAEAYLSTLNADPERLNALHQRRADLNRLLQGRAADATQLLEWEAQARAELEELTDPDVNEDSLAAELAQAQQRVLELGERLSTSRRHLADELSEHVDAELAALAMKGAHLNVELMHRKPNSTGCEDITFMLQPHPDAPARPVSRGASGGELSRVMLALEVALSHRATPRTFVFDEVDAGIGGRTATEVGARLARLARVHQVIVVTHLAQVAAYGDTHLVVHKEGGTARVTCVDGEERIDEIVRMTGSPTTSETARRHAKELILAATVPQSPCE, from the coding sequence GTGATCGATGCGCTCCGCATCAAGTCCCTGGGCGTCATTGACGAAGCCGACGTGCAATTTTCACCTGGCCTGACTGTTGTCACCGGTGAAACCGGAGCCGGTAAGACGATGGTGTTGACCTCACTGTCACTTTTGCTCGGCACTCGGGCCGATTCTCAGACCGTGCGTCAGGGGTGTGAGCAGGCCGAAGTAGACGGCATTTTCGAAGTCGATGACATGGTTGCCGCACGCGCCCAGGAGCTTGGAGCCAACGTCGAAGACGGTGAGCTCATCGTGTCCAGAACGGTTAGTGCCAAGGGTCGATCACGCGCCCACCTTGCAGGACGCCCCATCCCGGTATCCATTCTTGCTGATATTGGCGATAGCCTCGTCACGATTCACGGCCAGGCCGACCAGATGCGTCTACGTCAGGCATCCGTCCAGCGCGCCACTCTCGATGAGACAGGCGACGATCAGCACCAGGAGCTTCTCTGCGACTACGCGCAAGCCTGGAAAGCAGCAGTCGATGCGAAAAAACGCCTGGACATGGCGCGCTCGCACGCCGACGAACGTGCGACACGCATTGAGGAACTGACCCGCATCACTGACCAGATCCGCCAGCTGGACCCGTATCCGGGTGAAGACGACGATCTGCGCACTCAGACTGAAAGACTGACCAACGTTGAGGATCTGCGCGCCCAGGTGGCTCTGGCCTACGCATGTCTGCGCGGTGAATCTGACGAGACCCACCTGATCGATCTGCTGCACCGCGTCCAGGCCGCATTCGCAGATGCCTCGCGTTTTGATTCCACGCTCGATTCGTTCGCCCAGCGTGCCCACACTCTGCGTCTTGATGCCGACTCGCTGGCAGATGATGCCGAGGCCTACCTGTCCACACTGAACGCCGACCCGGAGCGTCTTAACGCGTTGCACCAACGGCGCGCCGACCTGAATCGCCTGCTGCAGGGGCGGGCCGCAGATGCCACTCAGCTGCTTGAATGGGAAGCTCAGGCGCGCGCTGAACTTGAAGAACTGACAGATCCGGATGTCAACGAAGACTCCCTCGCCGCTGAACTTGCGCAGGCTCAGCAGCGCGTACTGGAACTGGGGGAGCGCCTGAGCACCTCCCGCCGGCACCTCGCAGACGAACTCAGCGAGCACGTCGATGCCGAGCTGGCAGCACTGGCGATGAAAGGGGCACACCTGAACGTCGAACTGATGCACCGTAAACCCAACTCCACGGGGTGTGAAGACATCACATTCATGCTGCAGCCTCATCCTGACGCGCCCGCCCGGCCAGTGTCTCGCGGAGCATCAGGTGGCGAGCTTTCACGCGTCATGCTGGCACTGGAAGTGGCGCTCTCGCATCGTGCGACGCCCCGCACCTTCGTCTTTGACGAGGTCGACGCCGGAATCGGTGGGCGCACAGCCACAGAGGTGGGCGCGCGACTGGCACGGCTGGCACGCGTACACCAGGTGATCGTGGTCACCCACCTGGCTCAGGTGGCAGCCTATGGAGACACCCACCTGGTAGTGCACAAAGAGGGTGGAACTGCGCGTGTGACATGCGTTGACGGGGA
- a CDS encoding TlyA family RNA methyltransferase has product MKLRRIDSELVRRHLARSRTHAQELIHDGRVKLDGQVVLKPARQMDPAQAIVITEGDAVDYASRGAYKLAGALDALGKSAPRIQGRRCLDAGASTGGFTDVLLRRGAQQVIAVDVGYGQLAWKLQSDPRVEVRDRTNIRTLAPADITPPVDLVVSDLSFISLTLVIPPLISVATPDADYLLMVKPQFEIGKDRLGHGGVVRDPDQHVETVEKVAQCARSNGLDIYAVQASPLPGPAGNVEYFLAMRSGHPDAILEQNLHNRIVRAVQEGPAVKGRKHS; this is encoded by the coding sequence ATGAAACTCAGGAGAATCGACTCCGAACTGGTGCGCCGCCACCTGGCACGCTCACGCACCCACGCTCAGGAACTTATCCACGACGGGCGCGTCAAACTCGACGGGCAGGTGGTGCTCAAGCCGGCTCGACAAATGGATCCTGCACAGGCAATCGTCATTACCGAGGGGGACGCCGTCGACTACGCTTCACGCGGTGCCTACAAACTTGCCGGCGCGCTGGACGCCCTCGGAAAATCAGCACCGCGCATACAGGGGCGACGGTGTCTGGATGCGGGAGCATCGACGGGCGGGTTTACTGACGTCCTGTTGCGGCGAGGCGCACAGCAGGTGATCGCTGTTGACGTGGGATATGGGCAGCTTGCCTGGAAGCTGCAGTCGGATCCGCGCGTCGAGGTACGTGATCGCACCAATATTCGTACGCTCGCGCCCGCCGATATCACGCCACCCGTTGACCTGGTGGTGTCCGACTTATCGTTCATTTCACTGACACTGGTGATCCCGCCGCTGATTTCCGTGGCAACACCCGACGCGGACTACCTGTTGATGGTCAAGCCTCAATTTGAGATCGGCAAAGACAGGCTCGGCCACGGAGGCGTGGTGCGTGACCCCGATCAGCACGTGGAAACGGTGGAAAAAGTCGCGCAATGTGCGCGTAGCAATGGGTTGGATATATACGCCGTTCAGGCTTCACCGTTGCCGGGTCCTGCCGGTAATGTCGAGTATTTCCTGGCGATGCGCTCAGGTCATCCGGATGCGATCTTGGAGCAAAACCTGCACAATCGGATTGTCAGAGCAGTACAGGAAGGGCCGGCAGTGAAGGGAAGGAAACATTCGTGA